AAGCATTGTCACATTGCTTGAAATGCTTGAAAATTTCTTTCTAAGTTCTTTGAATGGATACAAAGCATTACCTGTTAGCACCATTACTGTTAAAAGTGTCCCTGCACTCGCACCTGCAAAAAGCATAAATGCAAACCACAATCTGACACCCATAATTAAATACCCCCTTGTCCTAAATTGTTTTTGTTAGAAGTCTTACTATAAAAACAGTCAAAACTCCCACCGGCAAAAACATACCAAGCGGGAGTTTCAGTCTTAAAAACCCTGTGTCAAGTTTGCCACTGTTTTTGAGGTATGTTGCAACACCTGTAGCAATAAACACAATGCAGGTTATGAGAATAGCAGGATATATGTCATTCCCCAGAAGCAACGCAAGAGCACTTAAAAACTTTACATCACCACCCATTGACGTATCCTTGAATAAAAATGCTACAAAGACCATAAACAGAAACAGTGTAATAGCCGGTGCAAGGTTGGAAAGCAACTTGAGTCTGTGAATAACTGTTGCTGCCGCAATTGTCAGAATAACAAGCCAGTTGTAAATTTTGTGGTATTTAAAGTCTGTAAAAGCTGCTATCAGGCAAACAACTATGGCTGCAAAATAAGTAAGAGCCAATTTCAGTAACCTCCTTTTTCAAATACATCTATGTCCTTGTGAATAATCAAATCAGTGTATTGCTGTTCTGTTTTAAAAAACAGCCTTTTCACTTTTGCATGAACAACAACATGCATTCCCGGTACCAGAATTTCACTCCCCTGTGTACATACAGCAGGAAGTTCATCTGCCCCGTATACACTCACCTCAACTATTTCAAGCGGACCTTCCAAAAGGTTGTCTTTGGATGTAAGGTCGTCATTTAAATTCAGGTTTTTCTTCAGTTGCTGCAAAAAGGTGTCAATACAATCTTCCTTCTGGGCATCTGTCAGGGACGAGTTTGGATTAACCCTGTAAAGCGCTGCAAAGCCTGATACCACAACTGCACTTTCTACTTTTTGCTTCACTATCATTTCCCTTGAAAATTCAAGCAAGAAAGTTGCTGCTGGCAGGAAGATGAATATAAGAACAAGCACAATAAACAAAACCATTGACTCACCGTCTTCACTGAACAATAGGGTTTTGTTTTGAAATACTTTCATACGGGCCCACACAAACCTGTTTTGTTTCATTTTTAAGTCCCCCAAAAAAGCTGATTCGCCTGAACTTCATATCTGCCACAATTTTAAGTCTTACAGTATCACCAAAGTCTACAGGATATGGAGTGTACGATACCTGAATGTTTGAACACCCAAGTTCTGCTACCTTTTGAATAAGGTCTGCATAGTCAGTTGTTGTGAGTCCGCCCTCAACTTCCATCTTGATAATATATTTTCTTGCAATACTGTCGAGCTGTGTGTACTTGAGAGTGTCAAACAACATATAAAGTGGATTGATGGTAAGAACAAGAGCCAGTGGCAGGACAAGCAAAAATCCTGCCACTGACGAACTACCGCCTTCAAGCTTCAGGAGTTTTTTAAAAAATCGCATCTGAATCACCCTGGATTGTTACTGGGTTATCTGGGATAGCTGATTGCTGATGGTTTGATTAATTTTGTCGAAAGAATCGCTCAATGTCTGTCCAAGATTTTTTGTTGGATTGACCAACTTTAGTGCAACAAAAACTATTAAAACACCAACAACAATTATCTCCAAAAGCCCATCTTCGCTCTTTAAGAGTTTCTTTGTAAATTCAAAAAACTTTTTCATTCTAAAACACACCTCCGAAAGTTTTTATTTTTGAATAATGCTTTCCTGCCAGCAGCACCTAAAAAAATAAAGCCCGGACTCTTTTGGCAAGAGAAATCCGGGCTTTAGAAAAGGTTCGGTAGTGTATTGAGAAGATTTGAAAACAGTGGGTCAAATATCGCAAGTATGGCACCAAACAATATTAAAATACTGCTGCCAAGCACAATATAATCAACAGTCTTCTCTTTTATCGTAAGGTCGTAAATTTTATTCTGGTGCTGCAAGTTTGAGAATGTTTCAATTGCCACGATTCCCTGCTGTCCGAATCGTTCAAACTCTGCTAAGGCTACCTTTAAGAGTTCTATTTCAGTAATTTTCAGCACTAAAAGTGGTTTAAAAGCCTCATCAAGGCTTTTTGTTTGTTTATATATTGCCGCAACGTTTTGAATTAGCTTTTTTTGTTTTGGTATATCAATGCCTTCTGCTATGAGAAGCAGAGTTTTGTCAAGCGGCAGGTTGTGTTTTGCTGCTATTTCAAACAAGTATGACATGAACAGCAAATTTCTTTTCAAGGCTTTCAGTTGCATTTGTTCTATTAATATTGGTACAGGTGCAAATATAAGGCACATTCCAATACCGAGTAGCAAAGTTGAAAGTACAGATGCTTTAATCGCATACCCGTAAAGTATGCCACATATAGCTGCTGCCGTTCCAAATAAAACCACGTAGGTTTTTGTGTTCGTGTGCCGTAAAGTTTCTTTTCTGGGTTTTGAAGTGGCAAACAGAATTAAACTGCCAAGTGCATATAAGCACACAGCCACAGCAATCGCAGAAAATAAAAATAGAATCTTCATACAGAATCACTCCAGCTGACCAGTAGTTTTGGTGTGGCAAGCCCTATAAGAATTGCAATAAGGTTAAACATCAGGTCCTGTCTGTTTGTTGTAAAAAGCCATGTTGCTATTTCTTCGTTCTGTATCACTGCATTAAAGATGAGCAAATTTATTGCTATCATAAAAGCAATTACTCCAAAGCCTACAATTGTTGACGCTTTTATTTGTCTGACAAGCTTTAGAGTATCTGTGTTGTTATTTAATACCTTTCGGCAAATATCCACGATATCAGCACCTGTTTCATCCGCTACCTTCACAAGCATAAAAAATTGTTTGTAAATTCTCACATTTATTCTACCTGCAAGCTCTGAAAAAAAGCTGCCTGTATCAATCACCCCTGCGTCGTATTCACTCACCACGCTGTCAAGTATATTTTTAAGCGGTGGTCTTGTGTATTCCCTGCAGTACTTGACTGCCTGAATTGCAGATTTTGTAACAGACATAGCAGTTGCAAAGGATGATACAAACGATAGGTACTGGTTTACAAACATCTGCAACACAAGCATGTATGCAAGCTCAAATAAAAAGTCAAACACACCAAAGATGATTGCTGAATACATTATTGCAAGAATAATATTCTTTCTGGTAGAAAAATAAACAAAGGACAGAAGTGCTGCTGCTACCGCCACAAAAAAGTAAACCTTCAATGAAAACACCGGCAGCTGATGCTTTATCACTTTCTCTTTTCGTCTGTATCCTAACATACAATCTCAACCTTCTTTCCTACCTGAAAGATACAATCCACTCTGTAATCTTTCATGTAGACAATGTAATCAATTGAACTTTCAAGAATCTCTCTTAAAAAAGTTTCGCTCAAGTCTGTCTGTGCCCTTTTCATAAGGAAAATAAGTCTGTTAATTGTTTCCTGAGCAGAAGGTGAATGCACTGTTGCAAGTGCCTGGTGTCCTGTATGAACAGCATTCAAAACGTCAAATGTTTCCCTGTCTTTTAGCTCACCAACTACAATCGTTTCAATGGACCTGAGTAGCATGTTCTTTGTAAGTTCAAACAGAGAATACTCTTTTAACGTAGCGCTACCGCTTCTTGTCAGTTCCAAAATTGTGTTTTTCCGCTCTGTCCTGATTTCGTACACTTCTTGTATTATGCCGACTCTGATATGCTCTGGAATTTCCTCAACAAGTGAGGAGAGCAAAGTGGTTTTCCCGCTTCCGCCCCTTCCTGCTATGATGATTGTCTTTCTTTCTCTGAGCGCCTGTTTTAATATTTCAGCCTGCTGGGTTGTTAGCATACCCGACTCTTTAACCAGAGTTTCAAGCTTCTGTCCTACAAGCGGTCTTCGTATGTGCAAAAATGGTTTTATCGCTACTGGTGGGATGGCTGCAGTGATTCTCAGTCCCCTCTTTACATCAGTAAAAGTTGTGTCTGCTTCGTTCATATTGATGTTTGCACCGTTCATGATTGCAACACGTTTGATGTATTCTATAAATGCCTGACGGTTTTTAAACTGCAGGTTTGTTTCAATAATCTTGCCCCATTTTTTGTAACTTATTTCTTTTTCGTTGTTGATGAAAATATCTGTAACAAGCGTATCTTCAAGAAGGTGCTCTATTATGCCATATCCAAACATGTTATCGAGTATAATTTTGGCTGGGATTTTATACCCTTTTTCCACCAGCAGTTGATTGACTTCATTTACTACTTGATACGGGTCGGTGGCGTTTACATAAAGCTCAGGGTATCGGCGTATAAATTCCTGAATTATCTCGGTTATTTTTTCTTCTGAAAAAGCGTAAGTGTTTTGAACTGCTCCTATACCTGCAATGGGGTTTATAATCATCTTTCAACAACCTCCAGCAGTTTATCAATATTCTTCTGCCACTTCTTCTGTATCCCGAGAGAATAAACTCTTTCAATACCATTTGTTTTAGCAATCTCAAGTGCAAATTCACTGTCTACTTCTGAGCACAGGTCTTCATTAACAAGTACTATTGAAAACTTCTCTTTATCCACATTCCAGTTATCACACACAAAATTAATACATTCCAGTGTATAAAACAGATTCAGTTTTGATTTGCAATCGACAAGTGTAAATATTACGTCGCCCTGTAGCAGCGCACAGGCAACACCGCTTGTTGATATCCCAGCCCCTGCGTTTATTACTATCCAGCCTGTATTGTCCCTGCAGAGCTGAACAATACTGTTTAAATGTTCTAACCTGACTATGAAAAAGTTTCTGGTGGTTATTCCTGAAAAAATTAGCATGTTGTCTTTGCTGGCGGTTAATTCTTCAAGCTTTCTGTAGTTCAGCTCAAGATTGTTTAGCTGCCTTACAATCCCTTCAATTTGAGATTTTCTGGTCTTTGTGAGCTCAAACACTTTCGGAGTAATCTCCTCAAAATCAAGCAGCGCTATTTTGCTGTTGATTTTATTTTTGAGAATCCTGGCAAATTCATAACTTAACATTGCTGTGTCAAACGGGCTTTCAATACTCCAGAAAGCAATGGTTTTGGGCTTTACAAACACAGGCTTTTCAACAATTTTCTCTACTTCGACAATCTTTTCAACTGGTTTTTCAATTATCTTTTCAACAGGCTTTTCAACTATTTTCTCAACCACTTTCTCAATTGTCTTTGTTTCGTACGCTTGTTCTGTTTGTTGGTTAACCTGTATCTGCGCATCACCGACTTTAAGGGTTTTCAAATACAATCGAGAAACATCTTTAAATGTGTTTGGCTTTTCAACAGCAGCTTTAACCATCTCAATAGTTACTGCCCCAATTAAAATATCATAGATTCCAAGAGCAAGCATGAACTTTAAGATTTCTGGTCTGTCATCTTCGTCCGGCCAGATAACTATAACCCTTGTGTTGTTTTCACGCAGTCGCAAGAGCAGCTCTTCAAAGCTGATTGAACCAACCAGATTTTCTGATATTATCACCGTATCAAATTTTTGTTCTCTAAGCAGGTACTCTCTGTAATGAACAACCTCAGCATTTTGAAATTCTTTCACAAGCGAAGCATCAAACTCCTGAATCCCTGTAGCTATTGCAATCATGTTTGCCATCACCGCCTTTGCTAAATTTTATCCACAAAAAAAGCACAGGGGATTAGTTTATCTCCCCTGTGCCTATCTCAATTGAACCCACAATATTTACTGGCAGGTCAATTTCTTTTGTTGTGTAGCTGCCATCTGCGTTTTTCCTGTATGCTCTGAGCTTGATGCGCAGAACATCGCCTTTTATCAGGTATGGTGGACGTCCATAAATTTCCATGGCTTTTGCATAGCTGAACCTGTTGCCAAGCGGCCAGTCACTCCATTTGTACAGTCCGTCCCATAAATCTCTGTATCTATCAGGCCATTTCTCCTTAACATACGAGTTGTTGTTTGAAATAATAAACTTTGGCTGAAGTTTTGGGTCGAAGATATCACTGCTCCAGCTCATTGAATATGGTACTGTAGAAAATACAGGTGCTGGTAGCGGTTTTTTGCCTTTCACAGCCTCATACGAAATTTCACGATTCTTTATGGTCTCTTCCGGGTACAGAATCGTGTGCAGGTCAGTCAATGTCATGGTTCCATTTTTAAGTGAGCACTCCCAGTAACCCTCAATAATTTTAGTTGTTTTACCTTCCCTGGGTGTTCTTGTATCAACTCTGTCAAACCATACTTCAATCTTCTCAACGTACCCGAAAGTTTTTGCTTTTACGATAATACCTTCGCCAAGCTTAAAGTCGCTTGTTTTGATTGTATTTTTCACAATAGATGGAACTTCGGTCATGTTCCTTGCACGTTTCGCAAATTTCTCTGTCCATGCCTGGATTGTGATGTCTGTGCTGATATAGTACGTCTGTACATACCAGTTGCTCCAGAGCGGTTTGA
The Caldicellulosiruptor morganii DNA segment above includes these coding regions:
- a CDS encoding prepilin peptidase, with protein sequence MALTYFAAIVVCLIAAFTDFKYHKIYNWLVILTIAAATVIHRLKLLSNLAPAITLFLFMVFVAFLFKDTSMGGDVKFLSALALLLGNDIYPAILITCIVFIATGVATYLKNSGKLDTGFLRLKLPLGMFLPVGVLTVFIVRLLTKTI
- a CDS encoding type II secretion system F family protein gives rise to the protein MLGYRRKEKVIKHQLPVFSLKVYFFVAVAAALLSFVYFSTRKNIILAIMYSAIIFGVFDFLFELAYMLVLQMFVNQYLSFVSSFATAMSVTKSAIQAVKYCREYTRPPLKNILDSVVSEYDAGVIDTGSFFSELAGRINVRIYKQFFMLVKVADETGADIVDICRKVLNNNTDTLKLVRQIKASTIVGFGVIAFMIAINLLIFNAVIQNEEIATWLFTTNRQDLMFNLIAILIGLATPKLLVSWSDSV
- a CDS encoding ATPase, T2SS/T4P/T4SS family, with product MIINPIAGIGAVQNTYAFSEEKITEIIQEFIRRYPELYVNATDPYQVVNEVNQLLVEKGYKIPAKIILDNMFGYGIIEHLLEDTLVTDIFINNEKEISYKKWGKIIETNLQFKNRQAFIEYIKRVAIMNGANINMNEADTTFTDVKRGLRITAAIPPVAIKPFLHIRRPLVGQKLETLVKESGMLTTQQAEILKQALRERKTIIIAGRGGSGKTTLLSSLVEEIPEHIRVGIIQEVYEIRTERKNTILELTRSGSATLKEYSLFELTKNMLLRSIETIVVGELKDRETFDVLNAVHTGHQALATVHSPSAQETINRLIFLMKRAQTDLSETFLREILESSIDYIVYMKDYRVDCIFQVGKKVEIVC
- a CDS encoding IMCp domain-containing protein, which translates into the protein MIAIATGIQEFDASLVKEFQNAEVVHYREYLLREQKFDTVIISENLVGSISFEELLLRLRENNTRVIVIWPDEDDRPEILKFMLALGIYDILIGAVTIEMVKAAVEKPNTFKDVSRLYLKTLKVGDAQIQVNQQTEQAYETKTIEKVVEKIVEKPVEKIIEKPVEKIVEVEKIVEKPVFVKPKTIAFWSIESPFDTAMLSYEFARILKNKINSKIALLDFEEITPKVFELTKTRKSQIEGIVRQLNNLELNYRKLEELTASKDNMLIFSGITTRNFFIVRLEHLNSIVQLCRDNTGWIVINAGAGISTSGVACALLQGDVIFTLVDCKSKLNLFYTLECINFVCDNWNVDKEKFSIVLVNEDLCSEVDSEFALEIAKTNGIERVYSLGIQKKWQKNIDKLLEVVER